One stretch of Chryseobacterium fluminis DNA includes these proteins:
- a CDS encoding addiction module protein has translation MESTLEIRKRIHEFIDIADERILRIFKGIIDAEEQEDNYASVPDWHYDEVNERREKYITGESKSYTWEEVKEKAKSALK, from the coding sequence ATGGAATCTACTTTAGAAATCAGAAAAAGAATTCACGAGTTCATCGACATTGCGGATGAAAGAATTTTGCGCATTTTCAAAGGAATTATTGATGCTGAAGAACAGGAAGATAATTATGCATCTGTTCCAGATTGGCATTATGATGAAGTAAATGAAAGAAGAGAAAAATACATAACTGGTGAAAGCAAATCATATACTTGGGAGGAAGTTAAAGAAAAAGCTAAATCTGCTTTGAAATGA
- a CDS encoding type II toxin-antitoxin system RelE/ParE family toxin translates to MIYELVVQEEASLEIPEAYIYYENVQAGLGEKFMKQLSKYFLKIQSNPKHFEIKKNYREAFVQKFPYLIILILLITKSLYYLFSTRIKILRESLKTH, encoded by the coding sequence ATGATTTATGAATTAGTTGTACAAGAAGAAGCCAGTTTAGAAATTCCGGAAGCTTATATTTATTACGAAAATGTACAAGCAGGTTTGGGCGAAAAATTCATGAAACAGTTAAGTAAATACTTTCTCAAAATTCAAAGTAATCCAAAACATTTTGAAATTAAAAAAAATTATAGAGAAGCATTTGTACAAAAATTCCCTTACCTCATAATTTTGATATTATTGATAACAAAATCATTGTATTATCTGTTTTCAACACGCATCAAAATCCTACGCGAAAGCCTTAAAACTCATTAA
- a CDS encoding 3-oxoacyl-ACP synthase, with product MKKTDICTIENSKIVLNNDTIFETKTKNFSDFAKEAYKSLELNYPKFHKMDNLSKLAFLASEMILKSEDHSRTALVFANKSSSLDTDFKYQESINSQENYFPSPAVFVYTLPNICVGEISIRHKMQTENAFFVLDEFDENFLNNYSEQILQSGKADQVLCGWVELYQESYKAFVYLLTL from the coding sequence ATGAAGAAAACAGACATTTGCACTATTGAAAATTCAAAAATCGTCCTCAACAACGACACTATTTTTGAAACTAAAACGAAAAATTTTTCAGATTTTGCGAAAGAAGCTTACAAAAGTTTAGAATTGAATTATCCAAAATTTCATAAAATGGATAATTTAAGCAAACTCGCTTTTCTCGCTTCTGAAATGATTTTAAAAAGCGAAGATCACAGCAGAACGGCTTTGGTTTTTGCTAATAAATCCTCAAGCCTGGATACCGATTTTAAATATCAGGAAAGCATCAATTCTCAGGAAAATTATTTTCCGAGTCCTGCGGTTTTTGTCTATACGTTACCGAATATCTGTGTAGGGGAAATCAGCATCAGGCACAAAATGCAGACCGAGAATGCTTTTTTTGTTCTGGATGAATTTGATGAAAATTTTTTAAATAATTACTCAGAGCAGATTCTTCAGTCGGGTAAGGCTGACCAAGTATTGTGCGGCTGGGTAGAACTCTATCAGGAAAGTTATAAAGCTTTCGTATATTTGCTGACATTATAA
- a CDS encoding phosphopantetheine-binding protein, with protein sequence MENLREELKHKIIEVLNLEDVAVEEIKDTDPLFGGGLGLDSIDALELIVLLDKEYGIKLADPKKGKEIFTSIETMAKFIEENRTK encoded by the coding sequence ATGGAAAACTTAAGAGAAGAATTAAAGCACAAAATCATTGAAGTACTTAATCTTGAAGATGTTGCAGTAGAAGAAATTAAAGATACGGATCCGTTGTTCGGTGGCGGTCTTGGATTGGATTCTATCGATGCTCTCGAATTGATCGTTCTTTTAGATAAAGAATATGGAATAAAACTAGCCGATCCTAAAAAAGGAAAGGAAATTTTTACCTCGATTGAAACGATGGCAAAATTTATTGAAGAAAACAGAACAAAATAA
- a CDS encoding beta-ketoacyl-[acyl-carrier-protein] synthase family protein has protein sequence MGQKIAITGMGIISAIGNNVEENFISLKTGKHGISDIQLFETRHIGNFKTGEIKLSNKDLILKLQLREDTHATRTALLGMVAAKEAVESAGISDLNEYKTGFISSTSVAGMDITEKYFYTYEDLPEKQKYIDAHDAGNSSLLIADYLGLKGMVSTISTACSSAANAIMMGAKLIKNGVLDRVIVGGTDSLSKFTLNGFSTLMILTDSYNTPFDNDRKGLNLGEAAAYLVLESDEVVKKENKKVLGYLSGYGNANDAHHQTASSENGQGAYLAMEKALKVSGLPKEAIDYINVHGTATPNNDLSEGIAMIRIFGANNVPEFSSTKAFTGHTLAAAAGIEAVYSLLAIQNNLIFPNLNFKTKMEEFDLTPVTELKEKNINHVLSNSFGFGGNCSTLIFSKP, from the coding sequence ATGGGCCAAAAAATTGCCATAACAGGAATGGGAATTATTTCCGCGATTGGAAACAATGTGGAGGAAAATTTTATTTCGTTAAAAACCGGGAAACACGGAATTTCAGACATTCAGTTGTTTGAAACGCGCCATATTGGAAATTTCAAAACAGGTGAGATAAAACTGTCTAATAAAGATCTGATACTGAAACTTCAGTTAAGAGAAGATACTCATGCTACAAGAACGGCTTTATTAGGAATGGTTGCTGCAAAGGAGGCGGTAGAAAGTGCCGGAATATCGGATCTTAATGAGTATAAGACAGGCTTCATTTCTTCTACCAGTGTTGCCGGAATGGATATCACTGAAAAGTATTTCTATACCTACGAAGACCTTCCCGAAAAGCAGAAATATATCGATGCTCACGATGCCGGAAATTCATCGTTACTTATCGCTGACTATCTGGGTTTAAAAGGAATGGTTTCGACCATCAGCACCGCCTGTTCGTCAGCGGCAAACGCTATTATGATGGGTGCAAAATTAATCAAAAACGGCGTATTGGACCGGGTTATTGTGGGTGGAACAGATTCTCTTTCGAAATTTACGTTAAATGGTTTCAGTACACTCATGATCCTTACGGATTCTTACAATACTCCTTTTGATAATGACAGGAAAGGGCTGAATTTGGGAGAAGCAGCTGCTTATCTCGTTTTAGAATCTGATGAGGTGGTAAAAAAAGAAAATAAAAAAGTCTTAGGCTATCTTTCGGGCTATGGAAATGCCAATGATGCGCATCACCAGACGGCTTCTTCTGAAAACGGACAGGGTGCTTATCTGGCCATGGAAAAAGCTTTAAAAGTTTCCGGCCTGCCTAAGGAAGCGATCGATTATATCAACGTTCACGGAACGGCAACTCCGAATAATGATCTATCCGAAGGGATTGCGATGATCCGAATTTTTGGCGCGAATAATGTCCCGGAATTCAGCTCTACTAAGGCTTTTACAGGCCATACCCTGGCAGCAGCGGCGGGAATTGAAGCGGTGTATTCTCTGTTGGCCATTCAAAACAATCTCATTTTCCCGAATCTGAATTTTAAAACGAAAATGGAAGAATTTGATTTGACTCCTGTAACTGAGCTTAAAGAGAAAAATATTAACCATGTTCTTTCCAATTCATTTGGTTTTGGAGGAAATTGTTCAACTTTAATTTTCTCAAAGCCATGA
- a CDS encoding beta-ketoacyl synthase N-terminal-like domain-containing protein, producing the protein MSLVYINSAACISVQDTLQEDFFQNLKPQNAVQVLKAIEPVYKEFIPPAMIRRMSKTVKMSSVASQFTLKEAGIENPDAIIVGTGMGCSQDSEKFLKNVIEHNEEFLTPTFFIQSTHNTVAGQIALGLQCHAYNFTYVNTSSSLEFSFLDAKLQINDGEASAVLVGSTDEQTDRTMELYRLNNTIKKEENLPADYLNSTTDGVIWGEGASFFVLGKDKTENSYAQLKDIQIVNRLGLEETQQFIEDFLTENKLSAENIDAVILGFSGDARSDVYYTEAMAAFENSTLLYYKHLSGEFNTASGFSTFMACHILKNQKIPEMMMITDMKKREIKNILLYNHLGGNDHSLVLLGKA; encoded by the coding sequence ATGAGTTTAGTTTATATTAACAGCGCAGCCTGTATTTCAGTTCAGGATACGTTACAAGAAGATTTTTTCCAGAATCTTAAGCCTCAAAATGCTGTTCAGGTTTTAAAAGCTATCGAACCGGTTTACAAAGAATTCATTCCTCCTGCCATGATCAGAAGAATGTCTAAAACGGTAAAAATGAGCTCTGTAGCTTCTCAATTTACCTTAAAAGAAGCTGGGATAGAAAATCCTGATGCGATTATCGTCGGAACAGGAATGGGCTGTTCTCAGGATTCTGAAAAATTTTTAAAAAATGTGATTGAGCATAACGAAGAGTTTCTGACACCAACCTTTTTTATTCAGTCTACTCATAATACCGTTGCAGGACAGATTGCTCTCGGGTTACAGTGTCACGCCTACAATTTCACGTATGTAAATACTTCCTCTTCTCTGGAATTCTCTTTTTTAGACGCGAAACTGCAGATCAATGACGGGGAAGCTTCAGCCGTTTTGGTGGGCTCGACAGATGAACAAACCGACCGGACAATGGAATTGTACAGATTAAACAATACCATCAAAAAAGAAGAAAACCTTCCCGCTGATTATCTGAACTCAACCACTGATGGCGTCATTTGGGGTGAAGGCGCGAGCTTTTTCGTTTTAGGGAAAGATAAAACGGAAAATTCTTATGCTCAATTGAAAGATATTCAGATCGTCAACAGATTAGGTTTAGAAGAAACCCAACAGTTTATTGAAGATTTTTTAACTGAAAATAAGTTGTCTGCTGAAAATATTGATGCTGTCATTCTAGGTTTCAGCGGAGATGCAAGATCGGATGTTTATTATACAGAAGCCATGGCTGCTTTTGAAAATTCCACCTTATTGTACTATAAACATCTGAGCGGAGAATTTAATACAGCAAGTGGTTTTTCGACATTTATGGCCTGTCATATTCTCAAAAACCAGAAGATTCCGGAAATGATGATGATTACTGATATGAAAAAGAGAGAAATTAAAAATATTCTTCTTTACAATCATTTGGGAGGAAACGATCACAGTCTTGTATTGTTGGGAAAAGCTTAG
- a CDS encoding polysaccharide deacetylase family protein translates to MKHYSFIIFYLFCNVLIYALQASFWVYLFCFFIFSAVVIWGSLDISLGYFVDSMTHKKTRIKEVALTFDDGPTEFTPKFLDILKENNVKATFFCIGKQIEKYPETFQRIISEGHTVGNHTLSHSTNTGFLSASKIVEEIEKCDEIISKFGNIKTGLYRPPFGVTNPNIAKAINKTCKKSIGWNIRSLDTVTGNEKKIYRKVTRGLKKGSIILLHDTSEKTYNVLVDVLVFLKQKKYSTFTIDQVVNTNDPKVF, encoded by the coding sequence ATGAAACATTATTCGTTTATTATATTTTATCTTTTCTGTAATGTATTGATTTATGCCCTGCAAGCGTCTTTCTGGGTGTACCTGTTTTGTTTTTTTATTTTTTCTGCGGTTGTGATCTGGGGTTCTCTCGATATTAGTTTGGGATATTTTGTCGACAGTATGACGCATAAAAAGACAAGAATAAAAGAAGTTGCCCTGACTTTCGATGATGGTCCTACTGAATTCACTCCTAAATTTCTGGATATTTTAAAGGAAAACAATGTAAAGGCTACCTTTTTCTGTATCGGAAAACAGATTGAAAAATATCCTGAAACATTTCAGAGAATTATTTCCGAAGGTCATACGGTGGGAAATCATACTCTTTCCCATTCCACGAATACAGGATTTTTATCTGCTTCAAAAATAGTGGAGGAAATAGAAAAATGTGATGAAATTATTTCTAAGTTCGGAAATATAAAAACCGGACTGTACCGTCCACCTTTCGGTGTTACCAATCCGAATATTGCTAAAGCGATAAATAAAACCTGCAAAAAAAGCATCGGCTGGAATATCCGCTCGCTGGACACCGTTACCGGGAATGAGAAAAAAATCTACCGGAAAGTTACCAGAGGATTAAAGAAAGGAAGCATCATACTGCTTCACGACACTTCAGAGAAAACGTACAATGTATTGGTCGATGTATTAGTATTTTTGAAGCAGAAAAAATATTCTACTTTTACAATAGATCAAGTTGTAAATACAAACGATCCAAAAGTTTTTTAA
- a CDS encoding LolA family protein: protein MIKNIALGAFLLVSGLFFAQNTAMSGAEAKAFVTKISSETRQVKTLQSDFTQTKKMDFLDKSIVTYGKMSLKTPNSLSWKYVKPYQYSIVFKDNKIFINDQGKKSSVDAKSKTFEKINKLIVGSSNGQMFSDPEFSVSYYKNASFNIAKFTPKSAQLLKYIKQIELSFPKGQSTVSQVNMTEASGDTTNIVFKNTKINAPVAASEFSL from the coding sequence ATGATTAAAAATATTGCTCTTGGCGCATTTTTATTAGTTTCAGGCCTCTTTTTTGCTCAAAATACGGCAATGTCAGGCGCTGAAGCTAAAGCATTTGTAACAAAAATTTCTTCGGAGACCAGACAGGTCAAAACGTTGCAAAGTGATTTTACCCAGACCAAAAAAATGGATTTTCTGGATAAAAGTATCGTGACTTACGGTAAGATGTCTTTAAAAACACCGAACTCGCTGAGCTGGAAATACGTAAAACCTTATCAGTACAGCATCGTTTTTAAGGACAATAAAATTTTCATTAACGACCAGGGAAAAAAATCTTCTGTGGATGCGAAGAGCAAAACATTTGAAAAAATCAATAAGCTGATTGTGGGAAGCTCAAACGGACAGATGTTCAGCGATCCCGAGTTTTCGGTAAGCTATTATAAAAACGCAAGTTTTAACATTGCCAAATTTACCCCGAAATCTGCTCAGCTTCTTAAATATATCAAGCAGATAGAATTGAGTTTTCCGAAAGGACAATCAACAGTTTCTCAGGTCAATATGACGGAAGCCTCAGGAGACACGACGAATATTGTTTTCAAAAATACAAAGATCAATGCGCCGGTTGCTGCTTCAGAGTTCAGTTTATAG
- a CDS encoding 3-hydroxyacyl-ACP dehydratase has translation MQTILTDFYTLQSYEQAENGSFTAYISLNKDHAIFKGHFPGNPVTPGVCMMQIVKELTEEFTGLPLFLKTASNVKFMAIINPFETPDLKLQLDITENDEEVKVKNTTSFGGTIALKMSVNYKKMTS, from the coding sequence ATGCAGACTATTCTTACAGATTTTTATACGTTACAATCATACGAACAGGCGGAAAACGGAAGTTTTACGGCTTATATTTCTTTAAATAAGGACCATGCTATCTTTAAGGGTCATTTTCCCGGAAACCCTGTAACTCCCGGAGTTTGTATGATGCAGATCGTAAAGGAGCTGACGGAAGAGTTCACCGGCTTACCACTGTTCTTAAAAACAGCATCCAATGTGAAATTTATGGCGATCATCAATCCGTTTGAAACGCCGGATTTAAAACTTCAACTGGATATCACAGAAAATGATGAAGAGGTTAAGGTAAAGAATACCACTTCTTTTGGCGGGACAATTGCATTAAAAATGTCAGTTAATTATAAAAAAATGACTTCATGA
- a CDS encoding DUF2062 domain-containing protein: MTFSEIQNAIFQNKIGVLIPTYNNEKTLNRVIDGVLEYTDRIIIVNDGSTDSTADILNEYPHITVINLAENKGKGNGLKIGFRKAIELGYDYAITIDSDGQHYPDDIPVFVKALLDEGQEVLLIGNRNMSQEGIPKKSSFGNRFSNFWFWFETGIKLEDTQSGYRLYPLHKIPKKYFTPKFEFEIEIIVRTAWRHVPVKNVPVKVLYDPAERVSHFRPFRDFTRISILNTILVTITLLYIIPRNFVNNFRKKSLKKFIREDVLESDGSNRTKAFSVALGVFIGFSPFWGFHTLLVISLSVLFKLNKVLAFVASNVSLPPFIPFIIAAALYLGAPFIQGESNILNQELNFELVKNNLLQYIIGSAILASSMSVISGIATFIFLSKVNPENH; encoded by the coding sequence ATGACCTTTTCTGAAATACAGAATGCCATTTTTCAAAATAAAATAGGTGTTTTAATCCCGACCTATAATAATGAAAAAACTCTTAATAGAGTAATCGACGGTGTGCTTGAGTACACAGACCGTATCATTATTGTAAATGATGGTTCTACCGATTCAACGGCGGACATTTTAAATGAATATCCTCATATTACCGTTATTAATTTAGCAGAAAATAAAGGGAAGGGAAACGGCCTTAAAATTGGTTTCAGAAAAGCTATAGAACTGGGTTATGATTATGCTATAACAATAGATTCAGACGGACAGCATTATCCTGACGATATCCCTGTTTTTGTGAAAGCGTTACTGGACGAAGGTCAGGAGGTTTTACTGATCGGCAACAGAAATATGTCGCAGGAAGGCATTCCTAAAAAAAGCAGTTTCGGAAACCGTTTTTCTAATTTCTGGTTCTGGTTTGAAACCGGGATTAAACTGGAAGATACTCAATCCGGCTACCGCCTTTATCCCCTGCATAAAATTCCGAAAAAATATTTTACGCCAAAATTTGAGTTTGAAATTGAGATTATTGTCCGGACAGCGTGGAGGCATGTTCCCGTAAAGAATGTTCCTGTAAAAGTTCTCTATGATCCTGCAGAAAGGGTTTCGCATTTCAGACCCTTCAGAGATTTTACCAGAATCAGCATTCTGAATACGATTTTGGTAACCATCACTCTGCTTTATATCATTCCCAGAAATTTTGTGAATAATTTCAGAAAAAAAAGTTTAAAAAAATTCATCAGGGAAGATGTTTTAGAGAGTGACGGAAGCAATCGCACCAAGGCATTTTCAGTTGCATTGGGAGTATTCATTGGCTTTTCTCCTTTCTGGGGATTTCACACTCTGCTTGTGATTTCTCTGTCAGTTCTTTTTAAGCTGAATAAGGTCCTTGCGTTTGTAGCCTCCAACGTCAGCCTGCCACCGTTTATTCCTTTTATTATTGCTGCAGCTCTGTACCTGGGAGCTCCTTTTATACAGGGAGAAAGTAATATTTTAAACCAGGAACTCAACTTCGAGCTGGTAAAAAACAATCTGCTTCAATACATCATCGGTAGTGCTATCCTGGCAAGTTCAATGTCTGTGATTTCAGGTATTGCCACTTTTATTTTTCTGAGTAAAGTAAATCCGGAAAACCATTGA